The following are from one region of the Methanomassiliicoccales archaeon LGM-DZ1 genome:
- a CDS encoding DUF4313 domain-containing protein has protein sequence MYPLEFYGEMYDLSLFVTEYTNNGRLAIILIDQDGEDFADVTVNLPGERCPEGCAFVDTNNSPWLEEFIVKNGLGEFTGAYGYSGFCSYPQYRFYPQVISRSPKNTYRVEYLERGRWKKLEDFSSEDEAYECMEDQYYFDNKNGEPFVKYRVSEIGGKK, from the coding sequence ATGTACCCGCTGGAATTCTACGGGGAGATGTATGACCTCTCCCTGTTCGTGACCGAATACACCAACAACGGCAGGCTGGCGATCATACTGATAGACCAGGACGGGGAGGACTTCGCCGACGTAACCGTGAACTTGCCGGGGGAGAGGTGCCCTGAGGGATGTGCCTTCGTGGACACCAACAACTCGCCCTGGCTGGAGGAATTCATCGTGAAGAACGGATTGGGGGAGTTCACGGGTGCCTACGGTTATTCGGGGTTCTGTTCGTACCCTCAGTACAGGTTCTATCCTCAGGTGATCTCCAGATCCCCGAAGAACACCTACAGGGTGGAATACCTCGAAAGGGGGAGATGGAAGAAGCTGGAGGATTTCAGTTCGGAGGACGAGGCTTACGAGTGCATGGAGGACCAGTACTACTTCGACAACAAGAACGGGGAACCGTTCGTGAAGTACAGAGTAAGCGAGATAGGGGGGAAGAAGTAA
- a CDS encoding helix-turn-helix domain containing protein, producing the protein MKLNSDFINEYLKGIFKPGAVLVSYGMRGGGKTHCAVSYCQRLIEGYYPDCPKHVVLITNVIFVKKSRKGFVTESPPGVYTIHSMKEIFPIVVETLEKYGRKDTMIVLLLDEAQNFLLGDMNNVGDMASSMKKFCGIIRKFNMCLWLLSPAMRNLGPAFRNFLDAENDPGNVNCTFQKNNADAKRFVDSRHYDMDPRSIVYVKAGFNEPTQLLPVPTSSWTRDPDTLAEGEYAYDNLSSADFVVGDFPFHEFVQHISGKSSYDMISGIKEFYEALDRGEMEDGTPVQDADKIRYEYGKILAVRMRVEYDVPRETVAALFGVSENTITNWVNAWKKSHQQDETT; encoded by the coding sequence ATGAAACTGAACAGCGATTTTATCAATGAATATCTGAAGGGGATCTTCAAGCCCGGTGCGGTATTGGTCTCCTACGGGATGAGGGGAGGGGGCAAGACTCACTGTGCCGTCTCCTACTGCCAGAGACTGATAGAAGGATACTACCCGGACTGTCCGAAGCACGTGGTATTGATTACCAACGTGATCTTCGTGAAGAAGTCGAGGAAGGGATTCGTAACCGAATCCCCGCCGGGCGTGTACACCATCCATTCCATGAAGGAGATATTCCCGATCGTGGTGGAGACCCTGGAGAAATACGGTCGTAAGGACACGATGATCGTCCTGCTTCTGGACGAGGCCCAGAACTTCCTTCTCGGAGATATGAACAACGTCGGCGACATGGCATCCTCGATGAAGAAGTTCTGCGGGATTATCAGGAAATTCAACATGTGCCTGTGGCTTCTTTCCCCGGCCATGAGGAACCTGGGTCCCGCGTTCAGGAACTTCCTGGATGCGGAGAACGATCCGGGTAATGTCAATTGCACCTTCCAGAAGAACAACGCGGATGCCAAGAGGTTCGTGGATTCCAGGCACTACGACATGGACCCCCGTTCGATAGTGTACGTGAAAGCCGGATTCAACGAGCCTACCCAGCTGCTGCCGGTACCGACATCGTCGTGGACGAGGGATCCCGACACGCTGGCCGAAGGGGAATACGCATACGACAACCTGTCCAGTGCCGATTTCGTCGTGGGAGATTTCCCGTTCCACGAGTTCGTCCAGCACATATCGGGTAAGTCGAGTTACGACATGATCTCCGGGATAAAGGAGTTCTACGAAGCTCTTGACAGAGGAGAGATGGAGGACGGCACACCGGTGCAGGATGCGGATAAAATCCGCTACGAGTACGGGAAGATTCTTGCAGTCAGGATGAGGGTGGAGTACGACGTGCCGAGGGAGACTGTAGCCGCTTTGTTTGGTGTATCCGAGAACACGATCACCAATTGGGTGAACGCCTGGAAGAAATCCCATCAACAGGAT